One window from the genome of Manis pentadactyla isolate mManPen7 chromosome 15, mManPen7.hap1, whole genome shotgun sequence encodes:
- the RPL18 gene encoding 60S ribosomal protein L18, with product MGVDIRHNKDRKVRRKEPKSQDIYLRLLVKLYRFLARRTNSTFNQVVLKRLFMSRTNRPPLSLSRMIRKMKLPGREGKTAVVVGTITDDVRIQEVPKLKVCALRVSSRARSRILKAGGKILTFDQLALDSPKGCGTVLLSGPRKGREVYRHFGKAPGTPHSHTKPYVRSKGRKFERARGRRASRGYKN from the exons ATG GGAGTTGACATCCGCCACAACAAGGACCGAAAGGTTCGACGCAAGGAGCCCAAGAGCCAGGACATCTACCTAAGGCTGTTGGTCAAG CTATACAGGTTTCTGGCCAGACGAACCAACTCCACCTTCAACCAAGTTGTGCTGAAGAGGTTGTTCATGAGTCGCACCAACAGGCCACCTCTGTCCCTTTCCCGGATG ATCCGGAAGATGAAGCTCCCTGGCCGGGAAGGCAAAACAGCTGTGGTTGTAGGGACAATAACCGATGATGTGCGCATCCAGGAGGTGCCCAAGCTGAAG GTGTGCGCACTACGTGTGAGCAGCCGTGCTCGGAGCCGTATCCTCAAGGCAGGAGGCAAGATCCTCACCTTCGACCAGCTGGCCTTGGACTCCCCCAAGGGCTGTGGCACTGTCCTGCTCTCTG GTCCTCGAAAGGGCCGAGAGGTGTACAGGCATTTCGGCAAGGCCCCAGGAACCCCTCACAGCCACACCAA ACCCTATGTGCGCTCCAAGGGCCGGAAGTTCGAGCGCGCCAGAGGCCGTCGGGCCAGCCGGGGCTACAAAAACTAA
- the FAM83E gene encoding protein FAM83E — MAASQLAALEEAEWGSGVLPLTEASPRFLYSESQRLALEALLSKGAEAFKACVQREGLRPFLSGDELRGLVAAAEDWTAASQEPCRAAEGATAAGADSSSLTYWPGRSEDEAPMLRLGWPKDSAWKGITRAQLYTQPPDEGHPPLKELVRQEIQAAQKLVAVVMDIFTDPDLLLDLVNAATRRCVPVYLLLDRQQLPAFLMLAQQLGMNPWATENLDVRVVRGCSFQSRWRRQVSGNVREKFVLLDGNRVISGSYSFTWSDSRLHRGLVTLLTGEIADAFGREFRTLYAASWPLPPAPTPGPLVSALGVLKLTHSPHRVACRRSVAPMSPPPPNGPLAQRLVACQVFQGDRQETPAAPGPALSDILRSVQRSRTPSGPPARPSRSLWDLSRLSQLSDSSDRDNELKKSWGNKDTPARALMRQRGTGGLPRGEVDSRPLAWCQPWGGPLPLTSAPRLHYLSPTRRRFGEDATSKLPEPRGTQQPHGAAQAEPRGQP, encoded by the exons ATGGCGGCCTCTCAGCTGGCGGCGCTGGAAGAAGCAGAGTGGGGGTCTGGGGTGCTGCCCCTGACCGAGGCCAGCCCCCGCTTCCTATATTCCGAGAGCCAGCGTCTGGCGCTTGAGGCTCTGCTGAGCAAAGGCGCAGAGGCATTCAAGGCCTGTGTGCAGCGCGAGGGGCTGCGGCCTTTCCTGAGTGGAGATGAGCTCCGGGGCCTGGTAGCGGCTGCTGAGGACTGGACAGCAGCCAGTCAGGAGCCCTGCAGGGCGGCAGAGGGAGCCACCGCCGCCGGTGCGGACTCCAGCAGCCTGACCTACTGGCCTGGACGGTCGGAGGATGAGGCGCCCATGCTACGGCTGGGCTGGCCCAAGGACTCAGCCTGGAAGGGTATCACCCGGGCACAGCTGTACACCCAGCCGCCTGACGAGGGCCACCCACCCCTCAAGGAGCTGGTGCGCCAGGAAATCCAGGCTGCCCAAAAG CTGGTAGCTGTGGTCATGGACATCTTCACTGACCCGGACCTGCTTTTGGACCTGGTGAATGCTGCCACACGCCGCTGCGTGCCCGTCTACCTGCTTCTGGACCGCCAGCAGCTGCCTGCCTTCTTGATGCTGGCCCAGCAGCTGGGGATGAACCCCTGGGCCACTGAG AACCTGGATGTCCGTGTCGTGCGGGGCTGCAGCTTCCAGAGCCGCTGGCGACGGCAGGTGAGCGGCAACGTGCGAGAGAAGTTTGTGCTCCTGGACGGCAATAGGGTCATCTCGGGATCCTACAG CTTCACATGGAGTGACTCACGCCTGCACCGAGGCCTGGTGACCCTGCTGACCGGTGAGATCGCCGATGCCTTTGGTCGCGAATTCCGGACACTGTACGCAGCTTCCTGGCCGCTCCCGCCCGCACCCACTCCGGGCCCCTTGGTCAGTGCCCTGGGGGTGCTGAAACTGACCCACAGCCCGCACCGCGTGGCCTGCCGTCGCTCTGTGGCCCCCATGTCACCGCCACCACCCAATGGCCCTCTGGCCCAACGCCTGGTGGCCTGCCAAGTCTTCCAGGGGGACAGGCAGGAGACCCCCGCAGCCCCGGGGCCGGCACTCAGCGACATCCTGAGGAGTGTACAACGCTCCCGGACCCCCAGTGGCCCACCAGCCAGGCCCAGCCGCTCCCTGTGGGACCTGAGCCGCCTGTCCCAGCTGTCAGACTCCAGTGACCGTGACAACGAG CTCAAGAAGTCCTGGGGCAACAAAGACACCCcagccagggccctgatgaggcagCGGGGCACTGGAGGACTGCCCCGCGGTGAGGTGGACTCCCGACCCCTGGCCTGGTGCCAGCCCTGGGGCGGCCCCCTGCCCCTCACCTCTGCCCCCCGCCTCCACTATCTGTCCCCCACCCGGAGGAGGTTTGGTGAAGATGCGACATCTAAACTCCCAGAACCTAGAGGCACCCAGCAGCCACATGGGGCTGCCCAGGCAGAACCCAGGGGGCAACCCTGA
- the SPACA4 gene encoding sperm acrosome membrane-associated protein 4 → MVLGSLLLLVMALPLRVPGSKDCIFCELTDSKYCPGIRMHCGDDENCYTGRGVAPGLGPITTKGCMQSTSCGREEPVTYKGVTYTLTATCCHGHLCNGVPSPTGSWSLAPATCLGVLLLPYLL, encoded by the coding sequence ATGGTCCTCGGCTCGCTGCTGCTTCTGGTGATGGCTCTGCCGCTGCGGGTGCCAGGCTCCAAGGACTGCATCTTCTGTGAGCTGACCGACTCCAAGTACTGCCCCGGCATCCGCATGCACTGTGGCGACGACGAGAACTGCTACACGGGACGGGGGGTGGCCCCGGGCCTCGGCCCCATCACCACCAAAGGCTGTATGCAGTCCACTTCCTGCGGCCGTGAGGAGCCTGTCACCTACAAGGGAGTCACCTACACCCTCACCGCCACCTGCTGCCACGGCCACCTGTGCAATGGGGTCCCCAGCCCCACAGGCAGCTGGTCGCTGGCCCCGGCCACATGCCTGGGTGTGCTGCTCCTCCCATATTTGCTGTGA